The Faecalibacter sp. LW9 genome has a segment encoding these proteins:
- a CDS encoding phosphoribosyltransferase family protein, with protein MRVINFNFSEFEDYLQSIVDDMTGAAQSILILGVKEGGIPIAKMVYQTMVNFNHINVDYSEILCQRPTTKVKKKNPQREKLLKSIFRYTPEIVLNQIRVAEHHLLSSKKRNTRRTIHTEYDRELYHYDLILIVDDAVDTGYSMAEIINYVKRHHHQPVIKTLSAVVTKKNPVIMPDYSLYRDVLIRFPWSLDAK; from the coding sequence ATGAGAGTCATCAACTTTAATTTTTCTGAATTTGAAGATTATCTTCAATCAATTGTTGATGATATGACTGGCGCTGCCCAATCTATACTAATTTTAGGAGTAAAAGAAGGTGGAATCCCTATTGCAAAAATGGTTTATCAAACAATGGTGAACTTTAATCATATAAATGTTGATTATTCTGAAATTTTATGTCAACGTCCAACAACGAAAGTGAAAAAGAAAAACCCTCAAAGGGAAAAATTATTAAAATCCATTTTTCGTTACACCCCAGAAATTGTTTTGAATCAAATTCGTGTGGCTGAACATCATCTGCTTTCTTCAAAAAAAAGGAATACTCGACGTACAATTCATACAGAATATGATAGAGAGTTGTATCATTATGATCTAATATTAATCGTAGATGATGCTGTGGATACTGGATATTCTATGGCTGAAATTATAAATTACGTTAAAAGGCATCATCATCAACCTGTAATTAAGACACTATCGGCAGTTGTGACTAAAAAAAATCCCGTAATTATGCCAGATTATAGCTTGTACCGTGATGTATTAATCCGTTTTCCTTGGTCTTTAGATGCAAAGTAG
- a CDS encoding DinB family protein, whose translation MQIKQTIRQNLHQLEDILVQLNDEEYSAPLRILNGQSIGKHVRHIVEFYGCLIHAKTNVCYDARERDEKIENSTTYCIQYIHQLLQAIELLNLNESIYLKQLVNDEPIEIGTTISREMIYCIDHSIHHFAIIKIAIQHHLPTIIFDKNFGIAYSTIQYNHHT comes from the coding sequence ATGCAAATCAAACAAACAATTCGCCAAAACTTACATCAACTGGAAGACATTTTAGTTCAGTTAAATGATGAAGAATATTCAGCACCTTTAAGGATTCTCAATGGTCAGAGCATTGGAAAACATGTGCGTCATATTGTCGAGTTTTATGGCTGCTTAATTCATGCGAAAACAAACGTTTGTTATGACGCAAGAGAACGCGATGAAAAAATAGAAAATTCAACTACTTATTGTATCCAATATATTCATCAACTTCTTCAAGCGATAGAATTATTAAACCTCAATGAATCGATTTATTTAAAACAGTTGGTGAATGATGAACCAATTGAAATCGGAACAACGATAAGCCGTGAAATGATATATTGTATTGATCATAGTATCCATCATTTTGCCATCATAAAAATTGCGATTCAACATCATCTTCCTACTATTATTTTTGACAAAAATTTTGGTATCGCATATTCTACCATTCAATATAATCATCACACATGA
- a CDS encoding NRDE family protein, with translation MCIISFYKQNDEIVLTHNRDEAIDRVASLEVETREWNGKKFSAPIDQKKNGTWIFYSEEFIACILNGGKVKPMNLKSTYRKSRGIVLLELMNYDSVKEYAENENLKDIAPFTIFVFERKSTKIYLLFWDGISLEMNDLSSDSFVFRASSTLYSEINMRDIEKKFCTFNITSPEALFEIHQTIKIKDGDVESGKATTSITQIFANSSEISMKYCPFF, from the coding sequence ATGTGTATCATTAGTTTTTATAAGCAAAATGATGAAATCGTTTTAACGCACAACCGTGACGAAGCGATAGATCGTGTCGCTTCTTTGGAAGTGGAAACACGTGAATGGAACGGGAAGAAATTTTCAGCTCCAATTGATCAAAAGAAAAATGGAACTTGGATTTTTTATAGTGAGGAATTTATTGCTTGTATACTGAATGGGGGGAAAGTAAAGCCGATGAATCTAAAATCCACCTATCGTAAAAGTCGTGGTATTGTTCTATTGGAATTAATGAATTATGATTCAGTAAAAGAATATGCAGAAAATGAAAATCTAAAGGATATTGCTCCTTTTACCATTTTCGTTTTCGAAAGAAAATCGACTAAAATTTATCTTTTATTTTGGGATGGAATAAGCTTAGAAATGAACGATTTAAGCAGTGATAGCTTCGTTTTTAGAGCTTCTTCAACATTATATTCTGAAATAAATATGCGGGATATCGAAAAAAAATTCTGTACATTTAATATTACTTCACCAGAAGCATTGTTCGAAATTCATCAAACAATTAAAATAAAAGATGGTGATGTCGAATCAGGAAAAGCAACAACATCAATCACTCAGATTTTTGCAAATTCTTCAGAAATCAGCATGAAATATTGTCCGTTTTTTTGA
- a CDS encoding phosphatidylserine decarboxylase family protein, with translation MRLHKEGTSILIGCLVSFTLITIALGYSIPPYGFLIALPLWILFGFVIWFFRNPERATNSTSNCIIAPVDGKVVVLEEVYEPEFLKEKCIQLSIFMTPLNVHVTRYPVNGNVIFSKYHPGKFLVAFHPKSSELNERTTVVVETPNQTKVLFRQIAGAVARRIVNYAHENDQAVAGQEYGFIKFGSRVDIYLPLGTQIDVKVGDITKGGIQKIGELK, from the coding sequence ATGAGGCTTCACAAAGAAGGTACATCCATTTTAATTGGATGCTTGGTATCATTTACTTTAATTACTATTGCGTTAGGATATAGTATCCCACCGTATGGATTTTTAATTGCATTACCATTATGGATTCTATTTGGTTTTGTGATTTGGTTTTTTAGAAATCCTGAGCGCGCAACAAATTCAACATCCAATTGTATCATTGCACCCGTTGATGGTAAAGTTGTAGTATTAGAAGAGGTCTATGAACCTGAATTTTTAAAAGAGAAATGCATTCAGCTTTCCATCTTCATGACCCCATTAAACGTACACGTTACCCGTTATCCTGTAAATGGAAACGTAATTTTCTCGAAGTATCATCCTGGTAAGTTTTTGGTCGCATTTCATCCAAAATCTTCAGAATTAAATGAACGAACAACAGTCGTTGTTGAGACTCCTAATCAAACAAAGGTATTATTTCGACAAATCGCTGGTGCTGTAGCACGACGAATCGTGAATTATGCCCATGAAAATGATCAAGCTGTAGCTGGTCAAGAATATGGATTTATTAAATTTGGTTCTCGAGTGGATATTTACTTGCCATTAGGAACTCAAATTGACGTAAAAGTAGGTGATATTACAAAAGGAGGCATTCAAAAGATCGGAGAATTAAAATAA
- a CDS encoding phosphatidate cytidylyltransferase has protein sequence MKNFIPRAISGLIYALIIFLGTTFHPYGLLALMAIFASFCLFEFIKLTQLRDKLYLGGSLVASLFLFLFFGKEFYTVFFTGASNYDFFLNTKAFIGPVLFTIAIITIFYSTRELINDFSKATVAVVYVVLPFILALTLPTFGYDLGENKMNPELLFVFILLWTSDSFAYIAGNLFGKHQFAPKISGAKTWEGFFGGFIFTILAGFLIETYFDQNPIINWTIIGVIVAIIGPIGDLTESKLKRFFGVKDSGNLIPGHGGFLDRLDSFIFVVPFIYLYYLLVYTL, from the coding sequence ATGAAAAATTTTATCCCCAGAGCAATCTCCGGATTAATTTACGCTCTTATTATTTTCCTAGGCACAACATTTCATCCTTATGGGTTATTAGCTTTAATGGCTATTTTTGCTAGTTTCTGTCTGTTTGAATTTATCAAATTAACCCAATTAAGAGACAAATTATATTTAGGTGGAAGCCTTGTTGCTTCATTATTCTTATTCCTATTTTTTGGAAAAGAATTCTATACTGTCTTTTTTACAGGAGCATCCAATTATGACTTTTTTCTTAATACCAAAGCATTTATTGGTCCTGTATTATTTACGATAGCCATTATCACAATATTTTACTCCACAAGAGAATTAATTAATGATTTCTCTAAAGCGACAGTAGCTGTGGTCTATGTAGTATTGCCATTTATTCTTGCATTAACGCTTCCAACCTTTGGATATGACTTGGGAGAAAACAAAATGAACCCTGAATTATTATTTGTTTTCATTCTATTGTGGACCAGTGATTCGTTTGCCTATATTGCAGGGAATTTATTTGGAAAACATCAATTCGCCCCTAAAATATCAGGTGCTAAAACTTGGGAAGGATTCTTCGGAGGTTTCATTTTCACAATTTTAGCAGGTTTTTTAATCGAAACGTATTTCGATCAAAACCCTATCATCAATTGGACGATTATTGGTGTAATTGTAGCGATTATAGGCCCTATTGGAGACCTTACAGAATCTAAATTGAAACGTTTTTTTGGTGTAAAAGACAGTGGAAATTTAATTCCTGGGCATGGAGGTTTTTTAGATAGATTAGATAGTTTTATATTTGTCGTTCCGTTTATCTATTTATATTATTTATTAGTATACACTTTATGA
- a CDS encoding YbaB/EbfC family nucleoid-associated protein, which produces MFGNFGNIMEMMGKINSFKDKFTGLKDELENETFTTTSADGTVKITMSKLATIKDIELAEGMEKEQIEDMLVMTLNKALEQVKTEAIAKAKKTAQDNLPSIPGMPF; this is translated from the coding sequence ATGTTTGGAAACTTCGGAAACATCATGGAAATGATGGGGAAAATCAACTCATTTAAAGACAAATTTACAGGGTTAAAAGATGAGTTAGAAAACGAAACATTCACAACTACATCTGCTGATGGTACAGTTAAAATTACAATGTCTAAATTGGCAACAATTAAAGATATTGAATTAGCTGAAGGAATGGAAAAGGAGCAAATTGAAGATATGTTAGTAATGACATTAAACAAAGCGCTAGAACAAGTAAAAACAGAAGCCATTGCGAAAGCGAAAAAAACGGCTCAAGATAATTTACCAAGTATTCCTGGAATGCCATTCTAA
- the recR gene encoding recombination mediator RecR has translation MNYPSKVLERAVDEMANLPGIGKRTALRLVLHMLNRPKSQTNALAEALDQLVDDVKYCTKCHTISDHEVCEICINPLRDQSLVCVVEDVRDVMAIENTGQFKGTYHVLGGKISPMEGVGPGQLNISSLIERAKNGEIKEIIFALSSTMEGDTTVFYLYRQLKDYQIEFSTIARGLGVGDELEYADEATLVRSIQYRVPYSDQKF, from the coding sequence ATGAATTATCCAAGTAAAGTTTTGGAACGTGCAGTAGATGAAATGGCAAATTTGCCAGGAATAGGGAAGAGGACTGCTTTGCGATTGGTACTTCATATGTTAAATCGACCTAAATCTCAAACCAATGCTTTAGCTGAAGCCTTGGATCAATTGGTTGATGATGTTAAATATTGTACAAAATGTCATACCATTTCAGATCATGAGGTATGTGAAATATGCATTAATCCCTTAAGAGATCAGAGCTTGGTTTGTGTAGTAGAGGATGTTCGCGATGTGATGGCAATTGAAAATACAGGACAATTCAAAGGAACATATCATGTATTAGGTGGAAAAATTTCACCCATGGAAGGAGTTGGTCCAGGACAATTGAATATTTCTTCATTAATCGAACGTGCAAAAAATGGTGAAATTAAAGAAATTATATTTGCTTTAAGTTCAACGATGGAAGGGGATACCACAGTTTTTTATTTGTACCGACAATTAAAAGATTATCAAATTGAATTTTCTACGATTGCACGTGGGTTAGGTGTTGGGGATGAGTTAGAGTATGCAGATGAAGCAACTTTAGTTCGATCTATCCAATATCGTGTGCCTTATTCTGATCAAAAATTTTAA
- a CDS encoding transketolase family protein, which yields MDLTYTEKKDTRSGFGDGLTELGRTNPNVVALCADLIGSLKMDQFIKENPERFYQVGIAEANMMGIAAGLTIGGKIPFTGTFAEFSTARVYDQIRQSIAYSNKNVKIAASHAGLTLGEDGATHQTLEDIGLMKMLPGMVVINPCDYNQTKAATIAAAEYEGPVYLRFGRPAVPVFTPADQKFEIGKGILMNEGTDVTIVATGHLVWESLVAAAALEKEGISCEVINIHTIKPLDEDIIINSVKKTGKIVTAEEHNILGGLGESVARVLAQKCPTPQAFVAVNDTFGESGTPAELMAKYEIDSNAVIAKVKSLL from the coding sequence ATCGATTTAACATACACAGAAAAAAAAGATACACGTAGTGGATTCGGTGACGGATTAACAGAATTAGGAAGAACAAATCCTAATGTTGTGGCATTATGTGCTGATTTAATCGGTTCTTTAAAAATGGACCAATTCATTAAAGAAAATCCGGAGCGCTTTTACCAAGTAGGGATCGCTGAAGCGAATATGATGGGTATTGCTGCTGGTTTAACAATTGGTGGAAAAATTCCATTTACTGGAACTTTTGCTGAATTCTCTACAGCACGCGTTTATGATCAAATTCGTCAATCGATTGCTTATTCAAATAAAAATGTAAAAATTGCAGCATCTCACGCTGGTTTAACATTAGGAGAAGATGGAGCAACGCACCAAACATTAGAAGATATTGGATTAATGAAAATGTTACCAGGAATGGTTGTTATTAATCCTTGTGATTATAATCAAACGAAAGCAGCTACAATTGCTGCAGCAGAATACGAAGGTCCTGTTTATTTACGTTTTGGGCGCCCAGCTGTCCCTGTATTCACTCCTGCTGATCAAAAATTTGAAATAGGAAAAGGAATCTTAATGAACGAAGGAACAGATGTAACAATTGTTGCAACTGGACATTTAGTTTGGGAATCTTTAGTGGCAGCAGCAGCATTAGAAAAAGAAGGGATTTCATGTGAAGTTATCAATATCCACACGATTAAACCTTTAGATGAAGACATTATCATCAATTCAGTAAAGAAAACAGGAAAAATTGTTACTGCAGAAGAGCATAATATTTTAGGAGGTTTAGGAGAGTCAGTTGCACGTGTTTTAGCACAGAAATGTCCAACTCCACAAGCATTTGTTGCAGTGAATGATACATTTGGTGAATCAGGAACTCCAGCAGAATTAATGGCAAAATATGAAATTGATTCAAATGCTGTTATAGCGAAAGTAAAATCTTTATTATAA
- a CDS encoding ATP-dependent Clp protease ATP-binding subunit, with protein MNDNFSQQVKDVITYSKEEALRLAHDQIGTEHLMLGILRDGEGKAISVLEALNVDLKELRQKIENLNPPKDDTSANHIKNLSFTKQAERALKTTFLEAKLFKSGTVNTVHLLLCILRNENDPITKLMNKFEIDYNTIKEEFKFQFQDEDLSTPKAENPSYEGDSDLGSDFDRGSMSKSTAKSKTPVLDNFGRDLTAIALEGKLDPVVGREKEIERVSQILSRRKKNNPLLIGEPGVGKSAIAEGLALRIVQRKVSRVLFNKRVVTLDLASLVAGTKYRGQFEERMKAIMNELEKNDDIILFIDELHTIVGAGGATGSLDASNMFKPALARGELQCIGATTLDEYRQYIEKDGALVRRFQNVMVEPTTPEETLQILHNIKDKYEAHHNVNYTEEALKACVSLTTRYITDRFLPDKAIDALDEAGSRVHIKNIRVPQEILDLEKKLEEVREEKTKVVKSQKYEEAARLRDSEKQYEADLKRAQAEWMQSSKENRETVTEDNVAEVVSMMSGVPVSRVAEKELKKLAQMNELMKGKVIGQDEAVTKVVKAIQRNRAGLKDPNKPIGSFIFLGTTGVGKTQLAKILAKELFDSSDALIRIDMSEYMEKFAVSRLVGAPPGYVGYEEGGQLTEAVRRKPYAVILLDEIEKAHPDVFNILLQILDDGHVTDSLGRKVDFRNTIIILTSNIGTRQLKEFGDGVGFGTSAKQNSADERAKSTIETALKRAFAPEFLNRIDDIIFFNSLTKENIMNIIDIELANLYERLKALDYHLELTPEARDFIADKGFDKDYGARPLKRAIQKYIEDPMAEEIINAEISEGDHLILDLNEAKDGVKISVKGRKEESNQ; from the coding sequence ATGAATGATAATTTCTCACAACAAGTAAAAGATGTTATTACTTACAGTAAAGAAGAAGCATTACGTTTAGCTCACGATCAAATCGGTACAGAGCACTTAATGTTAGGTATTCTTCGTGATGGTGAGGGAAAAGCAATTTCTGTCTTAGAGGCGCTAAATGTTGACCTTAAAGAACTGCGTCAGAAAATTGAAAATCTTAATCCACCAAAAGACGATACATCTGCAAATCATATAAAAAATTTAAGTTTTACAAAGCAAGCCGAGCGTGCTTTAAAAACTACTTTTTTAGAAGCAAAACTATTTAAAAGTGGTACTGTAAACACAGTGCATTTATTGTTATGTATTTTACGTAACGAAAATGATCCTATCACGAAATTGATGAATAAATTCGAAATTGATTATAATACAATCAAAGAAGAATTTAAATTTCAATTTCAAGATGAAGATTTATCAACACCAAAAGCTGAAAATCCATCGTATGAAGGAGATTCTGATTTAGGTTCTGATTTTGATCGTGGATCAATGAGTAAATCGACTGCGAAAAGCAAAACTCCAGTATTAGATAATTTTGGTCGTGACTTAACTGCAATTGCTTTAGAAGGTAAATTGGATCCAGTCGTTGGACGTGAAAAGGAAATTGAACGTGTGTCTCAAATTCTATCCCGTCGTAAAAAGAATAATCCTTTATTGATTGGAGAGCCTGGTGTTGGTAAATCTGCTATTGCAGAGGGATTAGCATTGCGTATTGTACAACGCAAAGTTTCTCGTGTTTTATTCAATAAACGTGTAGTCACTCTTGATTTAGCTTCATTAGTTGCTGGTACAAAGTACCGTGGACAATTTGAAGAGCGTATGAAAGCCATTATGAACGAATTGGAGAAAAATGATGATATCATTTTATTCATCGATGAGTTGCATACGATTGTTGGTGCAGGTGGTGCTACAGGTTCTTTGGATGCCTCTAATATGTTCAAACCAGCATTAGCTCGTGGGGAGTTACAATGTATTGGGGCAACAACATTAGATGAATATCGTCAATACATCGAAAAAGATGGGGCTTTGGTTCGTCGTTTCCAAAATGTGATGGTTGAACCAACAACTCCAGAGGAAACTTTACAAATATTACACAACATCAAAGATAAATACGAAGCTCATCATAATGTAAATTATACTGAAGAAGCATTAAAAGCATGTGTGAGCTTAACAACTCGTTACATCACAGATCGCTTCTTACCAGATAAAGCAATTGATGCTTTAGATGAAGCAGGTTCTCGTGTACATATCAAGAACATTCGTGTTCCTCAAGAAATTTTAGACTTAGAGAAAAAATTAGAAGAGGTTCGTGAAGAAAAAACTAAAGTTGTAAAATCTCAGAAATACGAAGAAGCAGCTCGCTTACGTGATTCTGAAAAACAATATGAAGCCGATTTAAAACGTGCTCAGGCAGAATGGATGCAATCGTCCAAAGAAAATCGCGAAACAGTTACAGAAGATAATGTGGCTGAGGTGGTTTCGATGATGAGTGGTGTTCCAGTAAGTCGCGTAGCTGAAAAAGAATTGAAAAAATTAGCTCAAATGAATGAGTTAATGAAAGGAAAAGTAATCGGTCAAGATGAAGCTGTTACGAAAGTTGTAAAAGCCATTCAGCGTAATCGTGCAGGTCTTAAAGATCCTAATAAACCAATCGGTTCGTTTATTTTCTTAGGTACAACAGGTGTTGGTAAAACGCAGTTGGCTAAGATTTTAGCTAAAGAATTATTTGATTCTTCTGATGCATTGATTCGAATTGACATGTCGGAATATATGGAGAAATTTGCTGTTTCACGTCTTGTTGGAGCGCCTCCAGGTTACGTTGGATATGAAGAAGGTGGTCAATTAACAGAAGCGGTACGTCGTAAACCATATGCTGTAATCTTATTGGATGAGATAGAGAAAGCGCATCCAGATGTTTTCAATATTTTATTACAAATTTTAGATGATGGTCATGTCACAGACAGTTTAGGACGTAAAGTTGATTTTAGAAATACAATTATTATTTTAACCTCTAATATTGGTACACGCCAATTGAAAGAGTTTGGAGATGGTGTTGGATTTGGAACTTCAGCCAAACAAAATTCAGCCGATGAACGTGCGAAATCAACGATAGAAACGGCTTTAAAACGTGCTTTTGCGCCAGAATTCCTAAATCGTATTGATGATATTATTTTCTTTAATTCATTAACGAAGGAAAATATTATGAATATCATCGATATCGAATTAGCTAACCTATATGAACGTTTAAAAGCATTAGATTATCATTTAGAATTAACGCCAGAAGCAAGAGACTTTATTGCTGATAAAGGATTTGATAAGGATTATGGAGCACGCCCATTAAAACGTGCTATCCAAAAATACATTGAAGATCCTATGGCAGAAGAAATTATCAATGCAGAAATTTCAGAAGGAGATCACTTAATTCTCGATCTTAATGAAGCAAAAGATGGAGTGAAAATCTCTGTTAAAGGACGTAAAGAAGAATCAAATCAATAA
- a CDS encoding rhomboid family intramembrane serine protease, whose translation MAYPLPKKTLVIPLFLISTIWIIFLIENSGMGLNDCYGVVPRTLYGLKGILLSPLFHSGWTHLLSNTFPLLFLSFIALLMYGRLAYYVLFFGWIISGSLLWLIGNPPFMDDSIGCHIGASGIVYMLASFILFSGLIRKERGLMAISAIVILLYGGMFWGVIPEEFLPSANLGNNPISWEGHLSGFLVGAFFAYLFRNVGPKKQKPKWEDENYFDPCEEELWQRYLDLNFPDRMLNSNEETASEPFNQQTKSDDLPQQLK comes from the coding sequence ATGGCCTACCCATTACCTAAGAAAACTCTTGTAATTCCTTTGTTTCTAATCTCTACCATTTGGATTATTTTCCTGATCGAAAATAGCGGTATGGGATTAAACGATTGTTATGGGGTTGTACCAAGAACGCTATATGGATTAAAAGGGATATTACTTTCTCCATTATTTCATTCTGGATGGACACATTTATTAAGCAATACTTTTCCTCTATTATTTTTAAGTTTTATAGCGTTATTGATGTATGGTCGATTAGCCTATTATGTATTGTTCTTTGGATGGATAATTTCTGGTTCATTATTATGGTTAATCGGAAATCCACCCTTTATGGATGATTCGATTGGATGTCATATCGGAGCCAGTGGAATTGTTTATATGTTAGCCTCATTTATTTTATTTTCAGGATTAATCCGTAAAGAGAGAGGACTGATGGCTATTTCTGCTATTGTCATTCTTTTGTATGGAGGAATGTTTTGGGGAGTGATACCTGAAGAATTTTTACCCAGTGCCAATTTAGGAAATAATCCTATTTCATGGGAAGGGCATCTTAGTGGATTTCTAGTGGGTGCATTCTTTGCTTATTTATTTCGAAATGTTGGACCTAAAAAACAAAAACCGAAATGGGAGGATGAAAATTATTTTGATCCTTGCGAAGAAGAGTTATGGCAACGTTATTTGGATCTTAATTTCCCTGATCGTATGCTAAATTCTAATGAAGAAACAGCTTCAGAGCCATTCAATCAACAAACGAAATCAGACGATTTACCACAACAATTAAAATAA
- a CDS encoding transketolase, with protein MTLQELQTQVQQTRRDILRMVHTVNSGHPGGSLGCTEFLVALYGKVMDYSTDFSMDGKNEDLFFLSNGHISPVFYSVLARNGFFPVEELNTFRKLNTRLQGHPTTHEGLPGIRVASGSLGQGLSVAIGAALAKKLNNDDKLVYTLHGDGELQEGQIWEALMFAAGKNVDNLIATVDYNGRQIDGDTDHVLPLGDLKAKFEAFGWNVIDEPKGNDLEAILATLEKAKSLTGQGKPVAILLHTEMGNGVDFMMGTHAWHGKAPSDEQLENALNQNPVTELGDY; from the coding sequence ATGACACTTCAAGAACTTCAAACACAAGTACAACAAACAAGAAGAGACATTTTAAGAATGGTACATACTGTTAATAGTGGTCACCCAGGTGGATCATTAGGATGTACTGAATTTTTAGTAGCCTTATACGGAAAGGTAATGGACTACTCGACAGATTTCTCAATGGACGGAAAAAATGAAGATTTATTCTTTTTATCTAATGGTCATATCTCTCCTGTATTTTACAGTGTTTTAGCTCGCAATGGTTTCTTCCCTGTAGAAGAATTAAACACATTCCGTAAATTAAATACACGTTTACAAGGACATCCAACGACACATGAAGGATTACCAGGTATTCGTGTAGCTTCAGGATCTTTAGGACAAGGATTATCGGTTGCCATCGGAGCTGCTTTAGCTAAAAAATTAAACAATGACGATAAATTAGTTTACACATTACACGGTGATGGTGAATTACAAGAAGGTCAGATTTGGGAAGCATTAATGTTTGCTGCAGGTAAAAATGTAGATAACTTAATCGCTACTGTAGATTACAATGGACGCCAAATTGATGGAGATACCGATCATGTATTACCATTAGGTGACTTAAAAGCGAAATTTGAAGCTTTTGGTTGGAACGTTATCGATGAACCAAAAGGAAATGATTTAGAAGCAATTTTAGCGACGTTAGAAAAAGCAAAATCTTTAACAGGACAAGGTAAACCAGTTGCAATTTTATTACACACAGAAATGGGTAATGGAGTTGACTTTATGATGGGTACACATGCATGGCACGGTAAAGCTCCTTCTGACGAACAATTAGAAAATGCTTTAAACCAAAATCCAGTTACTGAATTAGGAGATTACTAG
- a CDS encoding haloacid dehalogenase-like hydrolase — protein sequence MQSSKVVFDFDETFISINSFPYWVVYLIGFDFLTLKWSAGLYLTKCLLQRKIMKTISHVEFKEEILKHKINSTGVRIFCQFLRRYEHQWIRDKFVQHIHQQDEVIISSAAPEIYLREYFINQKIKIVGAHLKTDGTLNDNHSEMKLSNLYHFQWLNKNEKLKEVYTDSYEDLPLAKQSLHVYLIKPNLKTLKAFEILKEHITILK from the coding sequence ATGCAAAGTAGTAAAGTTGTTTTTGATTTTGATGAAACGTTTATTTCCATCAATTCATTCCCTTATTGGGTAGTTTATTTGATTGGATTTGATTTTTTAACGCTTAAGTGGAGTGCGGGTCTATACCTGACCAAATGTTTATTGCAAAGGAAAATCATGAAAACAATCTCTCATGTCGAATTCAAAGAAGAAATTCTAAAGCATAAAATCAATTCCACTGGTGTTCGTATATTTTGCCAATTTCTGCGTAGATATGAACATCAATGGATTCGTGATAAGTTTGTTCAACATATTCATCAGCAAGATGAGGTCATCATATCTTCAGCTGCGCCTGAAATCTATTTGAGAGAATACTTTATAAATCAAAAAATTAAAATCGTTGGTGCGCATTTAAAAACGGATGGAACTTTAAATGATAACCATAGCGAAATGAAATTAAGTAATCTATATCACTTCCAATGGTTGAATAAGAACGAAAAGTTAAAAGAGGTATATACAGATTCTTATGAAGATTTACCTTTGGCTAAGCAGTCGCTTCATGTATATCTTATAAAGCCAAATCTCAAAACCTTAAAAGCTTTTGAGATTTTGAAAGAGCATATTACAATTTTAAAATAA